In Geopsychrobacter electrodiphilus DSM 16401, a single window of DNA contains:
- a CDS encoding DMT family transporter translates to MSNATDETTTKSFGPYLLLILPPIFWAGNVVLARGLSQQIPPMSMSFLRWAGALLFLAPFTWRQLQRDRHLLKGHWTVIWLCALFGIASFNSLLYTATQTTTALNCALMQTLMPAAIIFCGFLLNREKVSLQQGAGVLLCSLGAVWIVLQGKLLSIGTLRLVSGDLWMLVAVFCYALYSTLLPRRPRVHPFSFLLLTIALGTLMLIPPFVLELIVKGPPAATPSVFGGLLYIALFPSIAAYICWNRGVEIIGANRAGLFINLIPVFAAGMAILFLGEEFKRFHLIGILMVLGGMVLFQLAKKTD, encoded by the coding sequence ATGTCAAACGCGACAGACGAAACGACTACCAAGAGTTTTGGCCCCTACCTCCTCTTGATCCTGCCACCAATATTCTGGGCCGGGAACGTGGTCCTGGCACGCGGCCTTTCCCAGCAGATTCCGCCAATGTCCATGTCTTTTCTGCGCTGGGCAGGCGCTCTGCTCTTTCTTGCGCCTTTCACCTGGCGCCAGTTACAGCGCGATCGGCATCTTTTAAAAGGTCACTGGACCGTCATCTGGCTCTGTGCGCTGTTCGGCATCGCCAGCTTCAACAGCTTGCTCTATACCGCCACCCAGACGACAACCGCACTCAACTGTGCGCTGATGCAAACCCTGATGCCAGCGGCCATCATCTTCTGCGGATTCCTGCTTAACCGGGAGAAAGTCAGTCTACAACAGGGGGCCGGGGTCCTGCTCTGTTCACTGGGGGCCGTCTGGATTGTCCTGCAAGGAAAACTTCTCAGCATCGGCACGCTCAGGTTAGTTTCCGGTGATCTATGGATGTTGGTCGCAGTCTTCTGCTACGCACTGTATTCCACCTTGCTCCCGCGGCGACCGCGCGTCCACCCTTTCAGCTTTCTGCTTTTGACCATCGCCCTCGGCACCCTCATGTTGATTCCACCGTTTGTGCTGGAGTTAATCGTCAAGGGACCGCCAGCCGCCACCCCCAGCGTATTTGGCGGCCTGTTATATATAGCGCTCTTCCCCTCGATCGCGGCCTATATCTGTTGGAACCGCGGTGTCGAAATCATCGGAGCGAATCGCGCCGGGCTTTTCATCAACCTGATTCCGGTTTTTGCCGCAGGGATGGCTATCCTGTTTTTAGGGGAAGAGTTCAAACGTTTTCATCTGATCGGAATACTGATGGTGCTCGGCGGGATGGTGCTGTTTCAATTGGCTAAAAAAACTGACTGA
- a CDS encoding TRAP transporter substrate-binding protein has product MGDNNRREFLKKATLATAAVAAAGTVVAPAVQAAEKKYQWKMVTTWPPHFPVLGEGADKLAEMINKMSGGRLTVQVYGGGELVPALQAFDAVSQGMVEMGHGAAYYWAGKIPAAQFFAAVPFGMNAQGMNAWIYTGGGQELWDELYAPFNLKPMPAGNTGVQMGGWFNREIKSIADFKGLKMRIPGLGGKVLAKAGGTAILSPGGEIYTNLERGVIDATEWVGPYNDYKMGFYKVAKYYYYPGWHEPGTVLETFINKKAYEALPVDLQEIVKRAAEASNLWMLCESETKNPLYLDKLVNEEGVKLRKFPDDVIHALRGYSKEVLDEVVAKDPMSKKVYASFSKFQKQHDAWGEISEVALAEMAK; this is encoded by the coding sequence ATGGGCGATAACAATCGTCGGGAGTTCCTAAAAAAGGCAACCCTGGCCACGGCTGCAGTGGCAGCCGCAGGCACCGTTGTTGCTCCGGCAGTGCAGGCTGCCGAGAAGAAGTATCAGTGGAAGATGGTCACAACCTGGCCTCCACACTTTCCGGTACTCGGTGAGGGTGCGGACAAACTGGCTGAAATGATCAATAAAATGTCAGGCGGTCGCCTGACCGTTCAGGTCTATGGTGGTGGCGAACTGGTTCCAGCTCTGCAGGCATTTGATGCTGTCAGTCAGGGGATGGTCGAAATGGGGCATGGTGCTGCTTATTACTGGGCCGGCAAAATTCCCGCAGCCCAGTTCTTCGCCGCCGTTCCATTCGGCATGAATGCCCAGGGAATGAACGCCTGGATCTATACCGGCGGCGGTCAGGAACTTTGGGATGAACTCTATGCCCCCTTTAACCTCAAACCGATGCCCGCCGGCAACACCGGTGTGCAAATGGGTGGCTGGTTCAACCGCGAAATAAAAAGTATTGCCGATTTTAAGGGTTTGAAGATGCGGATTCCTGGCCTGGGCGGGAAGGTGCTGGCCAAGGCTGGCGGCACTGCCATCCTTTCCCCTGGCGGTGAAATCTACACCAACCTTGAGCGTGGCGTTATCGATGCCACCGAATGGGTTGGCCCGTACAATGATTACAAAATGGGTTTCTATAAGGTAGCTAAGTACTACTACTATCCAGGTTGGCATGAGCCCGGCACCGTGCTGGAGACCTTTATTAACAAAAAAGCCTATGAGGCATTGCCCGTTGATTTACAGGAAATTGTCAAGCGGGCAGCAGAGGCTTCCAATCTGTGGATGTTGTGTGAATCGGAGACCAAGAACCCTCTATACCTCGACAAGTTGGTTAATGAAGAAGGTGTCAAGTTGAGAAAGTTTCCCGATGACGTCATCCACGCGCTACGTGGTTACTCAAAAGAGGTGCTTGATGAAGTTGTCGCGAAAGATCCGATGAGCAAAAAGGTTTACGCGAGTTTCAGCAAGTTCCAGAAACAGCATGATGCTTGGGGTGAGATTTCGGAAGTGGCCTTGGCTGAAATGGCCAAATAG
- a CDS encoding TRAP transporter large permease yields the protein MPEYISLVLFAVVFALLMLGYPVAFTLGGVSLIFGYFTFGLNFFHLLPLRIWGTMTNYVLLAVPLFVFMGLMLEKSGLAEELLETMAMLFGKLRGGLAISVIVVGAILAASTGIVGATVVTMGLLSLPTMLKRGYSPELSTGVICASGTLGQIIPPSIVLVLLGSVMNISIGDMFLGAVIPGLLLVVLYILWIIIVAFVRPESAPSMPADELAAFRASGMYRRIFRAFLLPFFLILAVLGSIFAGIASPTEAAAVGALGATLLTVWQRKLNMQTLRDVMRGTTTLTCMVFVLLIGAAAFGLVFRGLGGDRYITKLIMDAGLEPHHFLLIVMLVIFIAGFFIDFIEITFIIVPVVAPIFHQMGVDMLWLGILIALNLQTSFLTPPFGFSLFYLKGVAPPEVTTAHIYRGIIPFIAIQLVCLAMVVFFPDTVTWLPKIMSKHP from the coding sequence ATGCCTGAGTACATCTCCCTGGTTCTTTTTGCCGTCGTCTTCGCGCTCTTGATGCTTGGCTATCCGGTTGCATTTACCCTTGGTGGGGTGTCGCTGATTTTCGGCTACTTCACCTTCGGCCTCAACTTCTTCCACCTCCTCCCCTTGCGAATCTGGGGGACGATGACGAACTACGTCCTGCTCGCCGTGCCTCTTTTTGTCTTCATGGGGCTGATGCTGGAAAAGTCAGGACTGGCCGAAGAGCTGCTCGAGACCATGGCCATGCTCTTCGGCAAACTCCGCGGAGGTCTGGCCATCTCAGTCATCGTCGTCGGTGCAATATTAGCAGCCTCGACCGGGATCGTCGGTGCCACGGTGGTGACCATGGGGCTGCTCTCGCTACCGACGATGCTGAAACGTGGCTACTCCCCGGAACTGTCGACCGGCGTCATCTGTGCATCAGGCACCCTGGGGCAGATTATCCCGCCCTCCATCGTTCTGGTCCTGTTGGGGAGTGTCATGAACATCTCCATCGGCGACATGTTCTTGGGGGCGGTCATCCCCGGGCTGCTGCTGGTAGTGCTCTACATCCTCTGGATCATCATCGTCGCTTTTGTACGCCCCGAATCGGCGCCGTCAATGCCCGCAGATGAGCTGGCTGCATTTCGCGCGAGTGGTATGTATCGCCGTATCTTCCGTGCGTTTCTGCTCCCGTTCTTCCTGATCCTCGCAGTTCTCGGCTCGATCTTCGCCGGCATCGCCTCCCCGACCGAGGCTGCTGCCGTCGGCGCGCTGGGCGCGACCCTGCTGACCGTCTGGCAGAGGAAACTCAACATGCAGACCCTGCGCGACGTAATGCGTGGCACCACCACCCTGACATGTATGGTCTTTGTCCTCCTGATCGGGGCTGCGGCCTTTGGCCTGGTGTTCCGCGGGCTGGGCGGCGACCGCTATATCACCAAACTGATTATGGATGCCGGCCTCGAACCCCACCATTTTCTGCTCATTGTCATGCTGGTCATTTTTATCGCCGGCTTTTTCATCGACTTCATCGAAATCACCTTCATCATCGTCCCGGTAGTGGCGCCGATCTTTCACCAGATGGGAGTCGACATGCTGTGGCTCGGCATCCTCATCGCGCTGAACCTGCAGACCTCATTTCTCACCCCACCCTTCGGTTTTTCCCTGTTCTACCTTAAGGGCGTCGCCCCCCCCGAGGTCACAACCGCCCATATTTACCGTGGGATCATCCCGTTTATCGCGATCCAGCTGGTCTGTCTAGCAATGGTGGTCTTCTTCCCCGACACGGTCACCTGGTTGCCGAAGATCATGTCAAAACATCCCTGA
- a CDS encoding TRAP transporter small permease subunit: MHTLKCLIRWIDLLNEGIGNAVSWLTAGLVLVVCYDVVTRYVFNYSSVAAQELEWHIFAVIFLIGAAYTLKHEGHVRVDVFYTLLSPRGKAFVDLIGGLLFLIPFSLLIIWSSQSFISMSWSVMESSPDPGGLPYRFLLKAMIPTSSVLVLLQGIAMTLRAFFTLINRPLDPDNQSKPVGEIHA, translated from the coding sequence ATGCACACATTAAAATGCCTGATTCGCTGGATCGACCTGCTTAATGAAGGCATTGGCAATGCCGTTTCCTGGCTCACCGCCGGACTGGTACTGGTCGTCTGCTATGACGTCGTTACCCGCTATGTTTTCAATTACAGTAGCGTCGCAGCGCAGGAGCTCGAATGGCATATTTTCGCGGTAATCTTTTTAATTGGCGCGGCCTATACCCTCAAGCACGAAGGACATGTACGCGTCGATGTCTTTTATACCCTGCTCTCCCCCCGCGGCAAAGCCTTCGTAGACCTGATTGGTGGGTTACTTTTTCTGATCCCCTTTTCACTGCTGATCATCTGGTCCAGTCAGAGTTTTATCAGCATGAGCTGGTCAGTCATGGAATCCAGTCCGGACCCTGGCGGCCTCCCCTATCGCTTCTTGCTCAAGGCGATGATTCCAACCAGCTCAGTGCTGGTGCTGCTACAGGGGATTGCCATGACCCTGCGGGCCTTTTTTACTCTGATTAATCGACCTCTTGATCCTGACAATCAGTCAAAACCTGTGGGAGAAATTCATGCCTGA
- the rpsF gene encoding 30S ribosomal protein S6: MRKYESLYIVQPDVVGEELTAMVEKFQSVLTEQNAEILKLDNWGTRKLAYPIKKHVKGCYVQTIFEASAEVIAEYERRLRLDEKILRFLTLRFDGDLVEAPEEVAPVTSSHVDDEDEDDSEGSDSVE; encoded by the coding sequence ATGCGTAAGTACGAAAGTTTGTACATTGTTCAACCTGACGTTGTCGGTGAAGAGCTGACCGCCATGGTAGAGAAGTTTCAGTCTGTGCTCACAGAGCAAAATGCTGAAATTCTTAAACTTGATAACTGGGGGACCCGTAAGCTGGCGTATCCGATCAAAAAGCATGTGAAGGGCTGCTATGTGCAGACCATTTTTGAAGCGAGTGCTGAAGTGATTGCTGAATACGAACGGCGTCTGCGTCTTGATGAGAAAATTCTGCGGTTTTTGACTCTGCGTTTTGACGGTGATCTGGTTGAAGCACCTGAAGAAGTCGCTCCGGTCACATCCAGTCATGTTGATGATGAAGATGAAGACGATTCGGAAGGCTCTGATTCCGTAGAATAA
- the rpsR gene encoding 30S ribosomal protein S18, with protein MATSSASRPSAPAPRRRFGRRKICRFCAEKNVIIDYKDIESLKAYLSERGKIVPRRISGSCAAHQRQLAESIKNARQVALIPYTGSHAVR; from the coding sequence ATGGCTACATCATCTGCAAGTCGTCCGTCAGCACCAGCCCCGCGTCGTCGTTTTGGCCGTCGCAAAATCTGCCGTTTTTGTGCTGAGAAAAATGTAATTATTGACTATAAAGATATTGAAAGTTTGAAGGCCTATCTTTCTGAGCGCGGCAAAATTGTTCCGCGTCGGATCTCTGGCTCTTGTGCTGCACATCAGCGTCAGTTGGCTGAGTCGATCAAGAACGCCCGTCAGGTTGCTCTGATCCCCTATACCGGCTCGCACGCGGTCCGCTAA
- a CDS encoding DUF2232 domain-containing protein: MKGEAVVYSIAGVGVTLLLLLSSHWLGPVGAFTSILAALPACYLTMRYGLSAGIFVVMLSAVALLQLADFAGIVSYLGMYAVPSLLLPSLLRRSWSWDRALLVSGAVTLLVAGTLLVSYVQLNGQELGPLIDQYLKAEVDLAMKAYKEAGFSGSQLTDLKDVAIQVADIIRNTFVGLYAAGVLVVHFVTLALLQRFRRNRYQIDGAVFTQWRLPALLIWFLIIAGFALLVPQVAVVGRNLLAVLLPLYFVQGLAVVCCFVQRKSWPPAIKGLIYVLVFLLNPLPLVVTGVGVFDLWIDFRRPRIKDL, encoded by the coding sequence ATGAAAGGGGAAGCTGTCGTTTACAGCATTGCCGGAGTTGGTGTGACCTTGCTGCTCTTGCTAAGTTCACATTGGCTCGGGCCGGTCGGCGCATTTACAAGCATATTGGCGGCATTACCCGCCTGCTATCTGACCATGAGATATGGTCTTTCTGCTGGCATCTTTGTTGTGATGCTGTCTGCTGTGGCGCTTTTACAGCTGGCAGATTTTGCCGGTATCGTCAGTTATCTTGGGATGTATGCTGTTCCGTCACTGTTGCTCCCGAGTCTGCTGAGGCGCTCATGGTCCTGGGACAGGGCGCTACTGGTGAGTGGTGCCGTAACGTTGTTGGTAGCAGGTACTTTGCTTGTCTCTTATGTCCAGTTAAATGGGCAAGAGCTTGGTCCGTTGATAGATCAATACCTGAAGGCCGAGGTAGATTTGGCCATGAAGGCGTATAAAGAAGCCGGGTTCAGTGGTTCGCAACTGACCGACCTCAAGGATGTTGCTATCCAGGTGGCTGATATTATTCGCAATACCTTCGTTGGCCTTTATGCCGCCGGGGTGCTGGTAGTTCATTTTGTGACTCTGGCACTGCTTCAGCGGTTCAGAAGAAATCGCTACCAAATTGATGGTGCCGTATTTACTCAATGGCGGCTCCCCGCACTGCTGATCTGGTTCTTGATTATTGCCGGTTTTGCTCTGCTGGTGCCTCAGGTCGCGGTGGTTGGGCGTAATTTGCTTGCCGTTTTATTGCCACTCTATTTCGTTCAGGGGTTGGCGGTTGTCTGCTGCTTTGTGCAGCGTAAGAGTTGGCCACCGGCGATAAAAGGCCTGATTTATGTGCTGGTCTTTTTGTTGAATCCGCTACCGCTGGTGGTGACCGGGGTCGGGGTTTTCGATTTATGGATCGATTTCCGGCGACCACGTATAAAAGATTTATAA